GAAGCCTGTTCGCTTGAATTTCTTCAACTAAGTAACGGACTTCAAcgatgtttatataaatagatagagaCAACAAAAATCGGGAAACAatatcaaacattttatttatgcaaaaataaatatattactatatataatgtgTAGAGGACAGTGTGCCTCGTACGAAGTCGAATTACTTGCATAATTCGCTAATGTATCGGGTTTTATCGAACTATGACAACCATTGATCTTTTCCACCTAAAAAAGAgagatgtcaagaagtacttggcgaagcgggaagactctgatttttttaagtagtagttttaaattcttagtattatttgttacttttaaatgtcaaatttgagttttttaattttattctattgtttttttaaaatgtatctttgtctTTCAATgcgcttgcttgttttctgttttttatacataaattgtttatctatgtaatctgttttggcttactgtattgtcttagtattttgtattataatatgtataagtataagctgttagattacttataattaaataaataaatagattaacatataatttgttttttcagCGTATTACCTTGCCGATAGTGGATTCGATGTCTGGATAGGAAATGCACGGGGTGTGAAAAACTCCCGTCGTCATCTCTTCCTGAGCCCTGACAACGACGACACCAAACACCGGTTTTGGGATTTCTCTTTCGAAGAAATAGCCTTAATTGATCTGCCCCATATGATAGACTTTGCACTGTCTCGCACACGACAGAAGAAACTCCATTACATCGGTCATTCGCAGGGAGGCACTGTCTTTTTAATCTTAAACTCAAGGAAACCCGAATATAATAACAAGATTGCATCTGCACACTTGCTAGCCGGAGTTGGATACCAGAACAACTTTCCTAACTGGGTTCTTTCTCAAGCTGCGGCCAGAACTGATGATATTCTGGTATGTTCTATATTACTCATAGGTTTATTGTAATAACGTATGAAGTATACtagttataatacataaaaatatatctaataactaaccttaaaatttaattattaaaaaatattactaaaaggagtccctttaggcaaggttccgaagatactagcagcgtttcccctttgaatagctagactaattctttctTTCATTACTTATCTTAAAagtaatgtgtaaaagttaaaagaaaaaaaatatataatctatttctGTTATCCAAGTGTACGAGCAAGAATtcgaatcaaaatatttaagatactGATTAAGGAAAAAGACACCttgaaaacaataattgcTTTGGATTGGTGGATATAAAAGGACTGATCCTGCTACTGAGTACTTTAAAACAGACGCAAAACAGAAGAATAACaatattctattctattctcaatagaatatttgaatttataatgtcAATAGGTTCTTTATTCGTtagatttttcattatttttgctCTTTTCAGTGACTTATAACTCTATAATCACATATAACCCTTTTTCAGGCCCTGGCAAAGATGTTTGGTTTCGTAGAAATCTTAGCACCACCAAAAAATGAAAGGCCAAATCTTGGGGAATTAATTGAATCAGTAAATAGTATGGAAGTAGCTACGAACAAAAACGACCTTTTcgagttaatatatttaataatgaagaCTATAGTAAGTTattcttatgtattttatcacaatattttaaactgtcTTATAATTCAccgtataaatatttatttaaacgtaaataaaataaatttcgtttTTCCATCCGTTGTTAACACgctgttttgaaatttacatCAAGTATAGTTGGTTGTCTACTAATCGTACatgaaccagctgcccactgtaGTATtaccaaaccaattcgacttagggtccttcaaaagaaaggccggcaacgtactcgcgaacCCTTTGGcatttaaaaagagtggcggagatttcttctcttccgttctacgcccttgattttaatgatttttttttttgaagtttataagtgtacattatgttacctatatgaataaatgatttttgatttgatttgattgagagtgtccatgggcggcgatatcacttaacatcaggtgagcctcctgcccgtttgttctataaaaaaaaaataagtttgtttaAGAACTTAACAATTTTCTGAACTAGGCCActtttttaagatataaacACAAGTCAATCTAAtctcttatttaatttaactaaatgcATTGCAGGAAGAGATTTCTCGTGCAAAGGAAAGTTTAAGTGGAGCGGCAATCAAGCAATACGCCCATTATGGTCAAAACATTCGCGATAAATCCTTCAGGAGTTTCGATCATGGCCTCCTTGGTAACCTGTTGAAGTATGGGAGATACACACCTCCAGAATACGACTTAcagaatattaaagtaaacatGACAATGCATTACACTCTTGGTGACATTCTTCTTGATGAGCAAGACGTCTTAGAAATGGCCGAGACTATACCTAACTGCAAGGTTAGGAAAGTCGCCCGTAAAGATTTCTCCCACACCGATTTCCTCCTAGCCAGAGACACGAGAGAATTAGTTTTCGATTACCTGATTGATGATTTAAAACgacgaaaataaattaataagccCGTTGCAGTGTTTATAAATCAGATCTGTGAACGTTATGCCAATAAcggattttataataaattgttttatataaagtgtTTTTTAGTTGTACCACCAGTCCCAGTccatgaaataatttatgtgtaacacaaaacacacactaacataaatacatagtCTTATTTTGTGAAAGAAAGTAAATGACTGATCTGTCTTCTGTCTAGTTGGGGTCTCTTTACTAAAGTAGTATCTTCTTTCTGTCAATGTATGTTAAGTACTTCTGTTATTACGAAGCAATTagtctgttttatttttagaaggAAGCGAaacatatttgatttttggtcaatgaaaataatagaatTCACAGCGATTTAACTAGCTATAGCGACGTTAAATCTAACGTAATGTATCCCAAAACTTCCATGGACCTATAGATCCATAGACAGGATATATCCTGCCTGGATagcaataattgttaagtagcCGCATATAGAAGACGTTTTTATTCGatagatttaaaataccaaaaaatataacgaGGCACCGAGTGTGATCCCCTTATCGCTGGACCAACCAAGGTTCCAACAGGTCTTAGTAATACACAGGTGCTGAGTCTTTTCAAAGACAGACAAACACCAACACGATCATCGCTActgaagaaaaaacaaataacaaaaaaaaacaaattcattaaattaaattaattatgataagaCAATTTGTAAAAGTACTACATCAAAACAACGTGAAAGTATTTTCTGAGGAAATCTCGAAAAACGATTCATTTAGTATAAGTACTGATCATGACTGATGCCAATTGAAGATTAGTTCGGAAtggataaattatattaattatgataagaaactttataaaaatactacatgaaaacaacataaaagtattttttgagAAAATCGTGAAAAGCGGTTTGATTTATAAGTTCTGATCATGACTAACGCCAACTGAGCAagtagataaattaaattagttatgatgctaaattttgtaaaaattctaCTTGAAAacacaatgaaaaatatttttttagaaaatctcaaaaaaaatatttgatttagtaTAAGTACTAAACATGACTAACACGAACTGAAAGATTAGttcaaaatagataaattaaattaattatgataagaaattttataaaaatacgtcGGATTAGaagaatactttaaaattaagtacacAATGATACGGGAACTGTCTTTGGTGATTTTTCTAGTGTGTGTACACACTTGTTCAACGTTGAATGAAAATAGGAGAAAACTTTCAACTGTAAGTatgtaattacttattagaatTATAAGACTATTGTGAcactaattaaaactaatatagtCATTATCTTCAaggtaagaaaatataattgggGTGAaacttatacaatttttaaaactaacatttgtttttttattatatggttTGGTTTGGTAATATCAAAGAGACATAATTCGATATGTGTGGGAATaagttaacaaataatttagacCATTATTCCAGATTATTGTGCGTACTAAAACATttgtaactaatataataataatttcagcaTGAAAGAATACGCGCAGATGGTTACCCATCACAATACTTTGATCTGATCACATCAGATGGTTACATTCTTCAAGTAAACAGAATACCCCGGGGAAGGAGAGATTTCTTTGACTTCCGCCGTCGTCCCATAGTCTTCCTCCAACATGGATTGCAAAGTTCTGCAAACGCCTTCCTTGGAATTGATGTTGATACCAGTCTTggtatgtatacatttttattgtgtgTTAATTTCACTGACACTTTCAAATCGTGAGCTGGCAAAGCCTATATAGTAACTATATtgtagcaatatttaaaaaaccctTTAAGCCACCCAAAAACAGAAAGGTTAAGGTTTAACAACCATCTTGAACGGATAAATTAGGCCTACTTGGGTAGGCCTCATACATACATTCCTGTACCAAATCCAGgaacaaaatgtttataaaagaatTCGCTGAtgtgataaaaatatgaaaatatacagcaactttattttaattagaataatattaagtgcaccaaacaaaaatgttattaatcatATCCGATACACTTAAtgacaattaataaatgcCGTCTCTATTCCAGCTTACAACCTCGCTGACCGTGGTTTCGATGTCTGGTTGGGAAATTCCAGAGGTGTAGAGAACTCGCGTCGCCATCTCTTTTTGGACCCCGTAGATGAAACTACGAAACGCCAATTCTGGGATTTTACATTTGAAGAAATCGCCCTAATTGATCTTCCACGTATGATAGACTTTGCTTTATCCCACACCGGACAAGACAAACTCCACTATGTTGGGCATTCGCAAGGAGGAACTACCTTCTTAATTTTGAACTCAAGGAAACcggaatataataaaaaattcatatcGGCACACTTGCTCGCAGGAGTTGGATATCAGGATCATTTCCCGAGCTGGCTAATTGCTCAAGCTGCTGCCAGAACTGACGTGATTCGAGTAAGTTAATGTATGGTCTTTCTAATGATATATCTTTCTGAGGTAACCAAACTACTACTAATACTACTACTGTATTTGGTTGAAGGCAAGTTGAAATAGACGGGAACGCTAAATGGGAAATGAGGTAATTCCTAATTTGAAGGATCGAAAAGCGAATGTAGAAATGAGTATATAAAGAGTCCAGAAGacgaaattgaaaaaatgaaaaaaaaaatgtttactacgATatagttttacattattattttcttttcaggGTCTAACTTATTTGTTAGGATACGTGGAAATCTTAGGCCCGTCCGACGATGGGAAATCAAATCTTGGTGAATTAGTCAACGCGGTGGCTAACAGTGACATTCAGCCCAAAAATGCTTTGTGGGACTTGATATCAATTATCAAACAAGCTATGGTACGTTTTATCTTACATTTTATACCGCCATCAATTAGATAAAGATCGCCTGTATAAATCAGTTAAATGTTCGAATAATGCGCGAAGCAAAgccgtttaaataaaaacaaaagatttacTTAAGTAAAGCAATTCATGTAAGGCCTACGctctttacaaataaataacgaaaCGAGACAATTAATACGGGTAGCTGTCACTTGCCCTTTGATTTTGATATAGATAAGTATGTAATTAGCCTTCTGCCAGGCTAATTTACACATTATGTTAAACAGGCCTAAA
This sequence is a window from Pieris rapae chromosome 20, ilPieRapa1.1, whole genome shotgun sequence. Protein-coding genes within it:
- the LOC111000789 gene encoding lipase 3, producing the protein MIRELSLVIFLVCVHTCSTLNENRRKLSTHERIRADGYPSQYFDLITSDGYILQVNRIPRGRRDFFDFRRRPIVFLQHGLQSSANAFLGIDVDTSLAYNLADRGFDVWLGNSRGVENSRRHLFLDPVDETTKRQFWDFTFEEIALIDLPRMIDFALSHTGQDKLHYVGHSQGGTTFLILNSRKPEYNKKFISAHLLAGVGYQDHFPSWLIAQAAARTDVIRGLTYLLGYVEILGPSDDGKSNLGELVNAVANSDIQPKNALWDLISIIKQAMDEMSRAKAGINGAAVKQYAHYGQNIRDKSFRSYDHGVLQNLIRYGSITPPEYDLSKITVDMTMHYTLGDILLDEQDVLAMAEAIPNCKVRRVAREDFSHTDFVRARDSKELVYEYVIDDLKRRK
- the LOC123689103 gene encoding lipase 3-like; amino-acid sequence: MAHVLSFVIFIICICSSIGDTRSKLSTYDRIRKDGYPSEKYDLITSDGYILQINRIPRGKNDYLDFFRQRPVVFLQHGLQSSATSFLGIDVNSSLAYYLADSGFDVWIGNARGVKNSRRHLFLSPDNDDTKHRFWDFSFEEIALIDLPHMIDFALSRTRQKKLHYIGHSQGGTVFLILNSRKPEYNNKIASAHLLAGVGYQNNFPNWVLSQAAARTDDILALAKMFGFVEILAPPKNERPNLGELIESVNSMEVATNKNDLFELIYLIMKTIEEISRAKESLSGAAIKQYAHYGQNIRDKSFRSFDHGLLGNLLKYGRYTPPEYDLQNIKVNMTMHYTLGDILLDEQDVLEMAETIPNCKVRKVARKDFSHTDFLLARDTRELVFDYLIDDLKRRK